The following proteins come from a genomic window of Gossypium raimondii isolate GPD5lz chromosome 5, ASM2569854v1, whole genome shotgun sequence:
- the LOC105771438 gene encoding WUSCHEL-related homeobox 4, producing the protein MKVHQLARGFWEHEPSLSLGCKRLRPLAPKLQQHTSSTDTVSSFDLKSFIRPESGPRKLGPSDQKRDSPQVETHPGGTRWNPTQEQIGILEMLYRGGMRTPNAQQIEKITAQLGKYGKIEGKNVFYWFQNHKARERQKMKRNSLGLTNCPRNSPPITTITLDTRMEIMERSDEDSPYKRKCKSWSFEYLDEQSISPCKEQENRTLELFPLHPEGR; encoded by the exons ATGAAGGTACATCAGTTGGCACGTGGATTCTGGGAGCACGAACCATCTCTCTCCCTTGGCTGTAAGCGCTTACGCCCTCTCGCTCCCAAGTTACAGCAGCACACCTCCTCCACTGATACCGTCTCCTCTTTCGATCTTAAGAGCTTCATTCGACCCGAAAGTGGCCCTAGAAAGCTTGGCCCCTCTGACCAGAAGCGAGATTCTCCTCAG GTGGAAACGCACCCTGGTGGTACGCGATGGAATCCTACGCAAGAACAGATAGGGATTTTAGAGATGCTGTATAGAGGTGGGATGCGAACTCCAAATGCACAGCAAATAGAAAAAATCACTGCGCAGCTAGGGAAATACGGCAAGATCGAAGGCAAAAACGTTTTCTACTGGTTCCAAAACCACAAAGCACGCGAGAGACAGAAGATGAAGCGCAACAGCCTTGGCCTTACCAATTGTCCCAGAAACTCACCTCCCATTACTACCATAACTTTGGATACTAGG atGGAAATAATGGAAAGATCAGATGAGGATAGTCCATATAAGAGGAAGTGCAAGAGCTGGTCATTTGAGTACTTGGATGAACAAAGCATATCCCCATGTAAAGAGCAGGAAAACAGAACTCTGGAGCTATTCCCATTGCACCCGGAAGGCAGATGA